One window from the genome of Marinobacter sp. LV10R510-11A encodes:
- a CDS encoding DEAD/DEAH box helicase, which translates to MTFDPKHTGDLRFSELNLDKRLLDAIAAIGFEYCTPIQAETLPWTLACEDLIGQAQTGTGKTAAFLITAIQSLLETPIPEGDRFASEPRVLALAPTRELAMQIAKDAEELCQHTGHNVVTVVGGMHYDKQREQLHNGVVDILVATPGRLIDFLGSQDVFLDQLDILILDEADRMLDMGFIPDVKRIIRKCSPKDDRQTLLFSATFNQDVLNLASMWTSNAEFVEIEPEQKTAERVEQSVYLVGDDEKLPVLVNYLKRPEVKKALVFANRRDQCRDLEEDLRNQGVKVALMSGEIAQNKRLKTLEQFKEGSIQVLVATDVAGRGIHVNGVTHVFNYNLPDNAEDYVHRIGRTGRAGETGVSVSFAGEDDSFGLPAIESYINQKLKTAVPDEVLMAEMDNPPITRKRGRRPPQGQGGRGPGGRNSRPRRN; encoded by the coding sequence ATGACATTTGACCCAAAGCATACCGGCGATCTGAGATTCAGCGAATTGAATCTGGATAAGCGCCTGCTGGACGCTATTGCTGCCATTGGTTTCGAATACTGCACACCCATACAGGCTGAAACTCTGCCTTGGACACTGGCGTGTGAAGATCTGATTGGCCAGGCCCAAACCGGAACCGGTAAAACGGCGGCGTTTCTTATTACTGCTATCCAAAGCCTGCTGGAAACCCCCATACCTGAAGGCGACCGTTTTGCGTCGGAGCCCCGCGTTTTGGCGCTGGCACCCACCCGTGAACTCGCCATGCAGATTGCCAAGGATGCCGAGGAACTGTGCCAGCATACAGGCCATAATGTGGTTACCGTGGTTGGCGGTATGCACTATGACAAGCAGCGTGAACAGCTACATAACGGTGTTGTTGATATTTTGGTCGCCACGCCTGGTCGCCTGATTGACTTTCTGGGTTCCCAGGATGTGTTCCTAGATCAGCTCGATATCCTCATTTTGGATGAGGCAGATCGCATGCTAGACATGGGCTTTATCCCAGACGTGAAGCGCATTATCCGCAAATGTAGCCCAAAGGATGATCGCCAAACACTGCTGTTCAGTGCCACGTTCAATCAGGACGTGCTCAACTTGGCCTCCATGTGGACCAGCAACGCTGAGTTTGTGGAAATTGAGCCAGAGCAGAAAACGGCTGAGCGGGTGGAACAAAGTGTTTATCTGGTGGGCGACGACGAGAAACTTCCAGTACTGGTGAACTACCTGAAGCGACCAGAGGTAAAAAAGGCGCTGGTGTTTGCCAATCGTCGTGACCAGTGCCGTGACCTGGAAGAGGATCTGCGCAATCAGGGGGTAAAGGTAGCCCTAATGTCTGGTGAAATTGCCCAGAACAAGCGCCTGAAAACCCTAGAACAGTTCAAAGAAGGCAGCATTCAGGTTCTGGTGGCCACCGATGTGGCAGGGCGGGGTATCCATGTGAATGGCGTCACCCACGTATTCAATTACAACCTGCCTGATAACGCCGAAGATTATGTTCACCGCATCGGTCGTACGGGTCGGGCGGGCGAAACCGGCGTATCTGTTAGTTTTGCTGGGGAGGATGACTCGTTTGGCCTTCCTGCTATTGAGTCCTATATCAACCAGAAACTCAAAACCGCCGTGCCGGACGAAGTACTGATGGCTGAAATGGATAACCC